The following proteins come from a genomic window of Phnomibacter ginsenosidimutans:
- a CDS encoding alpha/beta hydrolase family protein, translating to MMTKKKFLGLLLLAFSLQGMAQDDIQYQRPPQAIADILLAPGTPSVSIDDKGTYMLLSERSSYPKIEELAQPELRIAGMRLNPNNFGPSRSTYITNFKIKIVATGKEMQVTGLPANLKAGSPVWNPSQTKFAFSHTTANAIDLYEADIKTGVAKKVNKKSLNMVLGDYSYVDDATLLYYVALKPASQAPPKPLAPKGPVVQQNLGKAAPSRTYQDLIKNPYDEQLFEFYATSQLVENKGGLETAIGTPAIYSRAAVSPDKKYYLIETIKKPFSYLVQVNGFPSTMKITDRKGATVKVLAELPSSESSPTGFDNVQDITRGHNWRADEPATVYWAKPLDGGIMKNNVPFHDAVYTLSAPFTGAEKELTKTEMRYRGIVWGDASMALLNEGLQGKQRAKLSKLNPSSGAKEVLFDRSTNDRYNDPGSPVLHRNQYGRNVLQTVNNGTGIPMIGAGASPDGDLPFYAVFDLASKKNNIVWRCEKGYYETVTDVLDAEKGWVITSRQSPTEAPNYFMRDIKANTVKALTSFPDPQPALRQISKQKITYKRVDGIDLTATVYLPAGYDAKKDGRLPIVMWAYPREFKSASDAAQVRGSKYTFTRLNWGSPIFYATQGYAVMDESEFPIVGEGDKQPNDNFVEQLIWNAEAGLKAAHDLGFGDTSRAAVGGHSYGAFMTANLLAHSRLFKAGIARSGAYMRTLTPFGFQNEERTYWQAPDLYYKMSPFSYADKIKDAILLVHGDADNNPGTFPINSERLYNAIKGHGGTVRFVSMPLESHGYAAEENLLHLLWEQYSWLEKYVKKAGK from the coding sequence ATGATGACGAAAAAGAAATTCCTTGGCCTCCTGCTCCTCGCCTTTTCGCTGCAGGGCATGGCACAAGACGACATTCAGTATCAGCGACCACCACAAGCCATTGCCGACATCTTGCTGGCACCCGGCACGCCTTCTGTCAGCATCGATGACAAAGGCACGTACATGCTGCTCAGCGAACGTAGCTCCTACCCCAAAATTGAAGAGCTGGCACAGCCCGAACTCCGTATTGCAGGCATGCGCCTCAACCCGAATAATTTTGGCCCCAGCCGCAGCACCTACATCACCAATTTCAAAATCAAAATCGTAGCCACCGGCAAAGAAATGCAGGTAACTGGCCTGCCCGCCAACCTGAAAGCCGGCAGCCCCGTTTGGAATCCTTCGCAAACAAAATTTGCCTTCAGCCATACCACCGCCAACGCCATTGATTTGTACGAGGCAGATATCAAAACCGGCGTAGCCAAAAAAGTAAACAAGAAAAGTCTGAACATGGTACTGGGCGATTACAGCTATGTAGACGATGCTACTTTGTTGTACTACGTAGCATTGAAACCCGCTTCGCAGGCACCACCAAAGCCTTTGGCTCCCAAAGGCCCCGTGGTACAGCAAAACCTGGGCAAAGCTGCTCCCAGCCGTACCTATCAGGATTTGATCAAGAATCCTTACGACGAGCAACTGTTTGAATTTTATGCCACCAGTCAGTTGGTAGAAAACAAAGGCGGTTTAGAAACAGCCATTGGCACTCCCGCCATTTACAGCCGTGCTGCAGTAAGCCCCGATAAAAAATATTACCTCATCGAAACCATCAAAAAGCCATTCAGCTATCTGGTGCAGGTAAACGGTTTTCCCAGCACCATGAAAATAACCGATCGTAAAGGTGCGACCGTTAAAGTGCTGGCAGAATTACCCTCTTCAGAAAGTTCACCAACGGGTTTCGACAATGTGCAAGACATTACCCGTGGCCACAACTGGCGGGCCGATGAGCCAGCCACTGTGTATTGGGCCAAGCCTCTCGATGGCGGTATCATGAAAAACAATGTTCCTTTTCATGATGCAGTGTACACACTGAGTGCTCCATTTACCGGTGCCGAAAAAGAATTGACCAAAACTGAAATGCGTTACCGCGGTATTGTGTGGGGCGATGCCAGCATGGCCCTGCTGAATGAAGGACTACAAGGTAAGCAGCGGGCAAAATTGTCGAAGCTCAACCCAAGCTCCGGTGCCAAAGAAGTACTCTTCGACCGCAGTACCAACGACCGCTACAACGATCCGGGTTCTCCCGTTTTACATCGCAATCAGTATGGCCGCAATGTGCTGCAAACGGTGAACAATGGCACTGGCATTCCCATGATTGGTGCCGGCGCTTCTCCTGATGGTGATTTGCCTTTCTATGCCGTTTTCGATTTGGCCAGCAAAAAGAACAACATTGTTTGGCGCTGCGAAAAAGGCTACTACGAAACAGTAACCGATGTGTTGGATGCAGAAAAAGGATGGGTAATAACCAGCCGTCAAAGCCCGACCGAAGCACCCAATTATTTCATGCGAGACATCAAGGCCAACACGGTAAAAGCATTAACCAGCTTCCCCGATCCTCAGCCTGCATTGCGCCAGATAAGCAAGCAAAAAATTACCTACAAGCGTGTAGATGGCATCGACCTTACGGCCACTGTTTACCTGCCTGCCGGTTATGATGCAAAAAAAGATGGCCGTTTGCCCATTGTGATGTGGGCTTACCCACGTGAGTTTAAAAGCGCCAGCGATGCTGCACAGGTGCGTGGCAGCAAGTACACGTTTACCCGCCTCAACTGGGGCTCACCCATTTTTTATGCTACACAAGGCTATGCGGTAATGGATGAGTCGGAGTTTCCGATTGTGGGCGAAGGCGACAAACAGCCCAACGACAACTTTGTAGAGCAACTCATTTGGAATGCTGAAGCAGGCCTGAAAGCAGCCCACGATTTGGGTTTTGGCGATACCAGCCGTGCAGCAGTGGGTGGCCACAGCTATGGCGCCTTTATGACGGCCAACCTGCTGGCCCACAGCCGCCTGTTTAAGGCAGGCATTGCCCGCAGTGGTGCCTACATGCGTACGTTGACTCCGTTTGGTTTCCAAAATGAAGAACGAACTTACTGGCAGGCCCCCGACTTGTATTACAAAATGAGTCCGTTTAGCTATGCCGATAAAATTAAAGATGCCATCCTGTTGGTGCATGGCGATGCCGACAACAACCCCGGCACCTTCCCCATCAACAGCGAACGTTTGTACAATGCCATCAAAGGCCACGGCGGCACGGTACGCTTTGTGAGTATGCCCTTGGAAAGCCACGGCTATGCTGCCGAAGAAAACCTGCTGCACTTGTTGTGGGAGCAATACAGCTGGCTGGAGAAATACGTGAAGAAAGCGGGTAAATAA
- a CDS encoding lysophospholipid acyltransferase family protein produces MQKLLSIFWIPYCIYAFAVFVGGLFLVTPGIIIAMLLGQPLGGNLVIHLSRIWSHLWFALIGIWHVNIWEEPLDRKRHFVFVANHISYLDIPLIFQALRHTNIRVLGKYEMAKIPVFGILYRLAVVLVDRSSPERRARSVAMLKEVLAHNRSIFIFPEGTFNETGAPLKSFYDGAFRIAIETNTAIKPIVFLDAKTRMHYASIWRLRPGKSRAVILKEVPTEGLTMEDLPLLKKRVYDLMESTIIDYNNRDAQQR; encoded by the coding sequence ATGCAAAAGTTGCTCAGCATTTTCTGGATTCCCTATTGCATTTACGCCTTCGCGGTGTTTGTCGGAGGCCTGTTTCTTGTAACGCCGGGTATCATCATTGCCATGCTGCTTGGCCAACCGTTGGGCGGCAATCTCGTTATTCATCTCTCCCGTATTTGGAGTCATTTGTGGTTTGCACTTATTGGCATTTGGCACGTAAATATTTGGGAAGAACCACTCGACCGCAAACGCCATTTTGTGTTTGTAGCCAACCATATTTCTTACCTCGATATTCCGTTGATTTTTCAAGCATTGCGCCATACCAACATTCGGGTGTTGGGCAAATATGAAATGGCGAAAATTCCGGTGTTTGGTATTTTATATCGATTAGCAGTTGTATTGGTAGACCGCAGCAGCCCCGAACGCCGTGCCCGTAGTGTAGCCATGCTCAAAGAAGTGCTGGCGCACAACCGCTCCATATTTATTTTTCCAGAAGGCACGTTTAATGAAACAGGCGCACCCCTCAAATCGTTTTATGATGGCGCTTTTCGTATTGCCATCGAAACCAATACTGCCATCAAACCCATTGTGTTTCTGGATGCCAAAACGAGGATGCACTATGCGTCTATCTGGCGATTACGACCAGGTAAAAGCAGAGCCGTAATTTTAAAAGAAGTACCTACTGAAGGACTAACCATGGAAGACCTGCCCCTGCTGAAAAAACGGGTGTATGATTTGATGGAATCCACTATTATTGACTACAACAATCGGGATGCACAACAACGGTAA
- the priA gene encoding replication restart helicase PriA codes for MHNNGNHSNQLLFQQEKPSLFADVIVPIYLPKILTWSIPAEWNNRVQQGSRVIVQVGKSKRYAGIIKRLHTDVPGLYETKPILEVLDEAPVVMPEQLRLWEWIAQYYCSTEGEVMMAALPAHLKLSSESVIQYNDGHTVAIQELSDKEYILTEALEIKQQLNLGEIQSLLDSNNVYPVVKKLVEKGIATVWESIQETYKEKTETYVLLAPVYRNEAALEKLINEWQKAPKQLDLLLSFLHYDRTEGQVTKAALLKKSGVTSSVLEGLVSKGVLQLEKRSVDRLPQVAKQLDVNIQFSAAQKTALQQLQESMQQHAVTLLHGVTGSGKTQLYIQLMAEAIQRGEQCLYLLPEIALTSQIVRKLRQHLGGYVGIYHSKFNANERLELWNKVKSGEIQVVLGARSALFLPFCNLKLIVVDEEHDSSFKQYDPPPRYHARDAAIFYASVCNAKVLLGSATPSLESYHNCLQHKYGLVILTERYGDLQLPDIDIIDLKQVPESRKQKVILTEAMKERINQTLQQNKQVIVFQNRRGYAPYQLCGTCGWIPKCDQCDVSLTYHKSTQKLHCHYCGTTYPLAKTCGACGSQDFRQKNFGTEQLEELLDQTFDNAVVARMDTDSVRGKHSHENLIRQFEDQRIQILAGTQMVVKGLDFDHVGLVCIPDADGIMRFADFRAAERAFQLIEQVSGRAGRKGEKGKVVVQLFDTANPIIPFLQQHDFPAFYQYEVAQRQLFFYPPFSRLIMLQCKHKDQTTSWMACDALAAWLRTKYDKYISGPAEPPINRIRNEYITELLLKLPRNAAFLEQAKADIKTAIVEMQHQEAFKRVRVSIDVDPQ; via the coding sequence ATGCACAACAACGGTAACCATAGCAACCAGCTTTTATTTCAGCAGGAAAAACCCTCGCTGTTTGCCGATGTGATTGTGCCCATTTACTTACCCAAAATTCTTACATGGAGCATACCCGCCGAATGGAACAACAGGGTGCAACAAGGCAGCCGTGTGATAGTGCAGGTAGGCAAAAGCAAACGCTATGCGGGCATCATCAAACGCCTGCATACCGATGTACCAGGGCTGTATGAAACCAAGCCCATTCTCGAAGTATTAGACGAAGCTCCCGTAGTAATGCCCGAGCAATTGCGCCTGTGGGAATGGATTGCGCAATACTACTGCAGCACCGAAGGCGAAGTAATGATGGCGGCATTGCCGGCGCATCTCAAACTCAGCAGCGAAAGCGTTATTCAATACAACGACGGACACACAGTGGCCATTCAAGAATTGAGTGATAAAGAATACATCCTCACCGAGGCATTGGAAATAAAACAACAACTCAACCTCGGCGAAATACAATCTTTGCTCGATAGCAACAATGTATATCCCGTTGTAAAAAAACTGGTGGAAAAAGGCATTGCCACTGTGTGGGAATCCATTCAGGAAACCTACAAGGAAAAAACAGAAACCTACGTGTTACTGGCGCCTGTGTACCGCAACGAAGCGGCATTGGAAAAGCTCATCAACGAATGGCAGAAAGCACCCAAGCAATTGGATTTACTCCTCTCCTTTTTGCACTACGACCGCACCGAAGGACAAGTAACGAAAGCTGCATTGCTGAAAAAATCAGGCGTCACTTCTTCTGTGCTCGAAGGACTGGTGAGCAAAGGTGTTTTACAATTGGAAAAACGAAGTGTAGACCGGCTGCCACAAGTAGCCAAACAACTAGATGTAAACATTCAGTTTTCTGCAGCACAAAAAACAGCGCTGCAGCAACTGCAGGAAAGCATGCAACAACATGCTGTGACGTTACTACATGGCGTAACCGGCAGTGGTAAAACGCAGTTGTACATTCAGCTGATGGCGGAAGCCATACAAAGGGGTGAGCAATGTTTGTACTTGTTGCCGGAAATTGCATTGACCTCACAAATCGTTCGCAAACTGCGCCAGCACCTCGGTGGCTACGTAGGCATTTACCATTCTAAATTCAATGCCAACGAACGACTGGAATTGTGGAACAAAGTAAAGTCGGGCGAAATACAGGTAGTACTTGGTGCACGGTCGGCGTTGTTCTTGCCCTTCTGCAATCTCAAATTGATTGTGGTGGATGAAGAGCACGACAGTTCGTTCAAACAATACGACCCGCCGCCACGCTACCATGCAAGAGATGCGGCTATTTTTTATGCCTCCGTTTGCAATGCCAAAGTGTTGCTCGGCAGTGCCACACCTTCGCTGGAAAGCTATCACAATTGCCTGCAGCATAAATACGGACTCGTAATCCTCACCGAACGATACGGCGATTTGCAATTGCCCGACATCGACATCATCGACCTGAAACAGGTGCCGGAAAGTCGTAAACAAAAAGTGATTTTAACGGAGGCGATGAAAGAACGCATCAACCAAACCCTGCAGCAAAACAAGCAGGTGATTGTGTTTCAAAATCGTCGTGGTTATGCGCCCTACCAATTGTGCGGCACATGCGGTTGGATACCCAAATGCGATCAATGCGATGTGTCGCTGACTTATCACAAGAGCACACAAAAATTGCATTGCCATTATTGCGGCACTACCTATCCATTGGCGAAAACCTGTGGTGCTTGCGGCAGTCAGGATTTCCGGCAGAAAAACTTTGGTACCGAACAGCTGGAAGAATTGCTCGATCAAACTTTTGACAATGCAGTTGTGGCCCGCATGGATACTGACAGTGTGCGGGGCAAACACAGTCATGAAAACCTCATCCGGCAGTTTGAAGACCAACGCATACAAATACTGGCCGGCACACAAATGGTGGTTAAAGGCCTCGACTTTGACCACGTAGGTTTGGTGTGCATTCCCGATGCCGATGGCATCATGCGGTTTGCTGACTTCAGAGCAGCGGAGCGGGCTTTTCAACTGATAGAACAAGTGAGTGGACGTGCCGGCAGAAAAGGTGAAAAAGGAAAAGTGGTGGTACAATTGTTCGACACCGCTAACCCCATCATTCCGTTTTTACAACAGCACGACTTCCCTGCTTTTTACCAATACGAAGTAGCGCAGCGGCAATTGTTTTTTTATCCGCCATTTAGCAGACTCATTATGCTGCAATGCAAGCACAAAGACCAAACCACTTCTTGGATGGCTTGCGATGCATTGGCTGCATGGTTGCGCACCAAATACGACAAGTACATCAGCGGACCGGCCGAGCCACCCATCAACCGCATCCGCAACGAATACATTACCGAACTGCTGCTGAAGCTGCCCCGCAATGCGGCGTTTTTAGAACAAGCTAAAGCAGACATTAAAACAGCCATTGTAGAAATGCAACATCAGGAAGCCTTTAAACGGGTGAGAGTTTCGATTGATGTAGATCCGCAATAG
- a CDS encoding (Fe-S)-binding protein encodes MQYLAQALFVAIVGAAVWLFSRKIGNIRRVILMGKDETIETDRNKRMSNLVLLALGQKKMFKNPLVAIMHFVLYVGFIIINIEVLEIVLDGILGTHRLFAPMLGSFYSFLINAFEILAFAVLVFCIVFLVRRNVLKLRRFMSNDLNGWPRSDANYILITEIVLMSLFLLMNATEGVLIANNVSPYAEHAVGPFVISQHISPLLSGLSNTALAGIERTAWWLHIIGILAFLNYLPYSKHLHILFAFPNAWFARPESYGKMHNMPEIQKEVALAMGQDISTNPVLSQLPDAPPNQFGAKDIFDLGWKNLLDAYSCTECGRCSAACPANSTGKVLSPRAIMMKTRDRAEAVSKVLAANNGQWVDDGKSLLHDYITVEELRACTTCNACVEECPVSISPLDIILKQRRYLILDESNSPGEWNAMFGNIENNFAPWKFNPEEREAWVNG; translated from the coding sequence CTCAGGCTTTATTTGTAGCGATTGTAGGAGCAGCTGTTTGGTTATTCTCCCGCAAAATTGGCAATATCCGTCGCGTCATTTTAATGGGCAAAGACGAGACCATTGAAACCGACCGCAACAAGCGGATGAGCAACCTGGTATTGCTGGCGCTGGGTCAAAAAAAGATGTTTAAAAATCCGCTGGTAGCCATCATGCACTTTGTGTTGTATGTGGGTTTCATCATCATCAACATCGAAGTATTGGAAATAGTGCTGGATGGCATATTAGGCACCCATCGGTTGTTTGCCCCCATGCTCGGCAGTTTCTATAGTTTTCTCATCAATGCTTTTGAAATACTGGCCTTTGCTGTACTCGTTTTTTGTATCGTATTTCTGGTAAGAAGAAACGTACTGAAACTACGCCGTTTTATGAGCAATGATCTCAACGGCTGGCCCCGCAGTGATGCCAATTACATTCTTATCACGGAGATCGTATTGATGTCGTTGTTCTTGCTGATGAATGCTACCGAAGGCGTGTTGATTGCCAATAACGTTTCACCTTATGCAGAGCATGCTGTTGGTCCGTTTGTCATTAGCCAGCACATCAGTCCTTTGTTGAGCGGATTGTCTAACACAGCACTAGCAGGCATTGAAAGAACAGCGTGGTGGTTACACATCATCGGCATTCTGGCCTTCCTGAACTACCTGCCGTATAGCAAACATTTGCACATTCTATTTGCCTTCCCCAATGCCTGGTTTGCCCGCCCCGAATCCTATGGCAAAATGCACAACATGCCAGAGATTCAAAAGGAAGTGGCATTGGCTATGGGACAAGATATTTCAACCAACCCGGTGCTGAGCCAGCTGCCCGATGCGCCCCCCAATCAGTTTGGCGCCAAAGATATTTTTGACCTCGGCTGGAAGAATTTGCTGGATGCTTACAGCTGCACTGAATGTGGCCGCTGCAGTGCCGCCTGCCCTGCCAACAGCACCGGCAAAGTATTGAGCCCACGGGCCATCATGATGAAAACCCGTGACCGTGCCGAAGCCGTAAGCAAAGTGCTGGCGGCCAACAATGGCCAATGGGTGGATGATGGCAAAAGTTTGTTGCATGACTACATCACCGTAGAAGAACTGCGGGCATGTACCACTTGCAATGCCTGTGTAGAAGAATGTCCGGTAAGCATTTCTCCCCTCGATATTATTCTAAAACAACGCCGCTACCTCATACTTGACGAGAGTAACAGCCCCGGCGAATGGAACGCCATGTTTGGCAACATTGAAAACAACTTCGCCCCCTGGAAATTTAATCCGGAAGAAAGAGAAGCATGGGTGAATGGGTAA
- a CDS encoding SDR family oxidoreductase — protein sequence MAILVHNPAYFQNKTVVVTGGSDGIGRAMVEELLNAGANVATCSRNSDKLYQLQVQNPGSKLFTMVADVSNETDCRNFINAVIRNFSTVDILVNNAGISMRAEFHEASLDTIRKVMDINFWGVVYCTKYALPYIQQQKGDIIGVSSIAGYRGLPGRSGYSASKWALQGWMEALRTELLESGVNVMWVCPGFTSSNIRNAALNKNAEAQGESPMDEKAMMTSEECAVHIMNAIAKRKRTLVMTFQGKQTVFMNKFFPALADKLVRKFFYKDNVLVK from the coding sequence ATGGCAATATTGGTACACAACCCCGCATATTTTCAAAACAAGACAGTTGTAGTAACAGGTGGCAGCGACGGCATTGGCCGTGCCATGGTAGAAGAATTGCTGAATGCAGGCGCCAATGTGGCTACCTGCAGCCGCAACAGTGATAAACTGTACCAACTGCAGGTACAAAACCCTGGCAGTAAGTTGTTTACCATGGTGGCCGATGTAAGCAACGAAACCGATTGCCGAAATTTCATCAACGCCGTCATCCGCAACTTTTCGACTGTTGACATTTTGGTCAATAATGCGGGCATCAGCATGCGGGCCGAGTTTCATGAAGCTTCGCTGGATACCATCCGCAAAGTGATGGACATTAATTTTTGGGGCGTGGTGTATTGCACCAAGTATGCCCTGCCCTACATACAGCAGCAAAAAGGCGACATCATTGGCGTAAGTTCCATTGCCGGCTACCGCGGCCTGCCCGGCCGCAGTGGCTACAGCGCCAGCAAGTGGGCCCTGCAAGGTTGGATGGAAGCCTTGCGTACCGAACTGTTGGAGAGTGGCGTGAATGTGATGTGGGTGTGCCCCGGCTTTACCAGCAGCAATATCCGTAATGCAGCACTCAACAAAAATGCAGAGGCCCAGGGCGAAAGCCCGATGGATGAAAAAGCCATGATGACTTCGGAAGAATGTGCAGTGCACATCATGAATGCCATTGCCAAAAGAAAACGTACCCTGGTGATGACATTCCAAGGAAAACAAACTGTATTTATGAACAAGTTTTTTCCGGCACTGGCCGATAAACTGGTTCGCAAATTTTTCTATAAAGACAATGTTTTGGTGAAGTAA
- a CDS encoding SAM hydrolase/SAM-dependent halogenase family protein — protein MPILTLTSDIGYKDYITGAIKGRLWQNNPAWQIADISHNITPFNYNEAAYFVRSAYPHFPMYSWHIVLVNLFHSPSPRCLIAFQNGHFFACADNGLLPMILDEGPYECIVLPIAPENIANSMAWMDAIGAAIQSVDNGTSLHLLGEEPEQIVTRSAVQPLLYDDYIESRIIFVDRFENVVVNVMKSDFDKVGRGRRFEISFKNDDRITKISEHYGSVPEGDKLAFFNTAGYLEIAVNKGNAAGLFGLQAFSGNAEEKFTNSRLFYQTVRIRFVD, from the coding sequence GTGCCAATACTAACGCTAACATCCGATATCGGTTACAAAGACTATATAACCGGCGCCATTAAAGGCAGGCTGTGGCAAAACAACCCCGCTTGGCAAATAGCAGATATTTCGCACAACATCACACCGTTCAACTACAACGAAGCGGCCTACTTTGTACGCAGTGCCTATCCGCATTTTCCCATGTACAGCTGGCATATTGTGTTGGTGAATTTGTTTCACTCGCCATCGCCCCGCTGTTTAATTGCTTTTCAAAACGGGCACTTTTTTGCCTGTGCGGACAATGGCCTGCTACCCATGATTTTGGATGAAGGCCCTTACGAATGTATTGTGCTGCCCATTGCTCCTGAAAACATTGCCAACAGCATGGCATGGATGGATGCTATTGGTGCCGCCATTCAATCTGTTGACAACGGCACATCGCTGCACCTGCTGGGCGAAGAACCAGAGCAGATTGTAACCCGTAGTGCCGTACAACCTTTGCTGTACGACGATTACATTGAAAGCCGCATCATTTTTGTAGATCGCTTTGAAAACGTGGTGGTGAATGTTATGAAATCAGATTTCGACAAAGTAGGCCGTGGCCGACGCTTCGAAATCAGTTTCAAAAACGACGACCGCATCACCAAAATATCTGAGCATTACGGCAGTGTGCCCGAAGGAGACAAACTTGCTTTTTTCAACACCGCCGGTTATTTGGAAATTGCCGTAAATAAAGGCAATGCTGCTGGTCTTTTTGGCTTGCAGGCTTTTAGCGGCAATGCGGAAGAAAAATTCACCAACTCCCGGCTGTTTTACCAAACCGTTCGTATCCGATTTGTTGATTAA
- a CDS encoding putative quinol monooxygenase, with protein sequence MQPLTRVVKLTLMPEHIEAFRQIFQEHKQHIAAFEGCLELNAYQDNQEPHVFFTISRWSHTQALDNYRYSEFFKLLWSRVKPMFAAKAVAHSMTVV encoded by the coding sequence ATGCAACCATTAACCCGTGTGGTAAAACTCACCTTGATGCCAGAACACATTGAGGCGTTTCGACAAATATTTCAAGAGCACAAACAACACATTGCTGCATTTGAAGGCTGCCTCGAATTGAATGCTTACCAAGACAATCAGGAGCCGCATGTGTTTTTCACCATCAGCCGCTGGAGCCATACACAAGCCCTCGATAATTACCGGTACAGTGAATTTTTCAAATTGCTGTGGAGCCGTGTAAAGCCTATGTTTGCGGCCAAAGCCGTTGCCCATTCCATGACGGTAGTGTAA
- the murB gene encoding UDP-N-acetylmuramate dehydrogenase, translated as MNIQTNYNLQPLTSFGVPALVKGFATFDSLDSLQELLAEATGYSQSLILGGGSNMLFTKPYDGLVLHNQIKGIQLLEEDDEHYYVQANAGENWHAFVQYCIAHNYAGIENLSLIPGNVGASPIQNIGAYGVEIKDVLHEVTAWHLQDKCLLHFAVADCAFGYRESIFKSQYKQQLAIVSVTFRLNKKATLHTSYGAIAAELEQMGVHNPGIREVSEAVIRIRQSKLPDPVVLGNAGSFFKNPVIEKSHYQQLQQSFANIPDYAAGESHTKVPAGWLIEQAGWKGHRQGQCGVHSKQALVLVNYGGASGADIFQLSQQIIDDIQQKFGIELEREVNIF; from the coding sequence ATGAACATTCAAACCAACTATAACCTGCAACCACTCACCAGCTTTGGTGTACCAGCGTTGGTGAAAGGCTTTGCGACTTTTGATTCACTTGATTCCTTGCAAGAATTACTAGCAGAGGCTACAGGCTATTCTCAATCTTTGATACTCGGTGGTGGCAGCAACATGCTGTTTACAAAACCCTACGATGGTTTGGTATTGCACAATCAAATCAAAGGCATTCAATTGTTGGAGGAAGATGATGAGCACTACTATGTACAAGCCAATGCCGGAGAGAACTGGCATGCATTTGTGCAATATTGCATTGCACATAACTATGCAGGCATCGAAAATTTATCCTTGATACCCGGCAATGTAGGTGCATCGCCCATTCAAAACATTGGTGCTTATGGCGTGGAAATAAAAGACGTACTGCATGAAGTAACAGCCTGGCATTTACAAGACAAATGCCTGTTGCATTTTGCAGTTGCCGATTGCGCCTTTGGCTACAGAGAAAGTATTTTCAAATCACAATACAAGCAGCAGTTGGCCATTGTGTCGGTTACATTTCGGCTCAATAAAAAAGCGACACTACACACCAGCTATGGAGCCATTGCTGCTGAACTGGAGCAGATGGGTGTGCACAACCCCGGCATACGGGAGGTAAGTGAAGCCGTCATTCGCATTCGCCAGTCAAAACTGCCCGACCCAGTTGTGTTGGGCAATGCCGGCAGCTTCTTTAAAAATCCGGTAATTGAAAAATCGCATTACCAACAGCTGCAACAAAGTTTTGCCAACATACCCGATTATGCGGCTGGCGAAAGCCACACCAAAGTACCCGCTGGCTGGTTGATAGAACAAGCGGGCTGGAAAGGCCACCGACAAGGACAATGCGGCGTACACAGCAAGCAGGCCTTGGTATTGGTGAATTATGGCGGCGCCAGTGGTGCAGATATCTTTCAACTCTCTCAACAAATCATCGACGACATTCAGCAAAAATTCGGAATCGAACTAGAGAGAGAAGTGAATATATTTTGA